In one Acidimicrobiia bacterium genomic region, the following are encoded:
- a CDS encoding branched-chain amino acid transaminase, with amino-acid sequence MEPTRYIWMDGEQVLWDDATVHVLTHALHYGTGVFEGIRAYRTGEGTQVFRLTDHMARLHRSAMAYHMDIGWPVEELNEATKELLRANELEAGYIRPIVFLELGAVGLNPANAKVRSAIVTWEWGAYLGEDGVQNGIRTKVSSWRRFPMDVFPNAKATGTYINSILAKVEAVRSGYDEAIMLNTDGLISEGSGENIFLMRDGIVYTPPVSAGCLDGITRASVMTLLREDGYTVVERTFHRSDLYYGDEMFLTGTAAEVTPVREVDDRPVGDGKPGPITRRAQALFADTVAGKLGTHPEWLEYV; translated from the coding sequence ATGGAACCCACGAGATACATCTGGATGGACGGCGAGCAGGTCCTCTGGGACGACGCCACCGTTCACGTCCTCACCCATGCCCTCCACTACGGCACGGGGGTCTTCGAAGGCATCCGTGCCTACCGGACCGGCGAGGGCACCCAGGTATTTCGGCTCACCGACCACATGGCGCGGCTCCATCGCTCGGCGATGGCGTACCACATGGACATCGGATGGCCGGTCGAGGAGCTCAACGAGGCGACCAAGGAGCTCCTCAGGGCCAACGAGCTGGAGGCCGGCTACATCCGCCCGATCGTGTTCCTGGAGCTGGGTGCCGTCGGGCTCAATCCCGCCAATGCCAAGGTGCGCAGTGCCATCGTCACGTGGGAGTGGGGCGCCTACCTCGGCGAGGACGGCGTCCAGAACGGCATCAGGACCAAGGTGTCGAGCTGGCGGCGCTTCCCGATGGATGTGTTCCCGAATGCCAAGGCGACGGGCACCTATATCAACAGCATCCTCGCCAAGGTCGAGGCCGTCCGTTCCGGCTACGACGAGGCGATCATGCTCAACACGGACGGGCTCATCTCGGAGGGCAGCGGCGAGAACATCTTCCTGATGCGGGACGGCATCGTCTACACGCCGCCCGTGTCGGCCGGCTGCCTCGACGGCATCACTCGAGCATCTGTGATGACGCTGCTGCGGGAGGACGGGTACACGGTCGTCGAGCGGACCTTCCATCGCAGCGACCTGTACTACGGCGACGAGATGTTCCTCACGGGAACGGCCGCCGAGGTGACACCCGTGCGCGAGGTGGACGACAGGCCCGTCGGCGACGGCAAGCCGGGGCCGATCACTCGGCGCGCCCAGGCTCTTTTCGCAGACACCGTCGCCGGCAAGCTCGGAACGCACCCTGAGTGGCTCGAGTACGTCTGA
- a CDS encoding S9 family peptidase → MRVPSDPRIHPDGVRAAFVVTEIDLERDRYVKRIWVWDGSTARAVTAGSGDTSPRWSPDGTRIAFLRKQESDGAKPQLALLPIDGGEASIATDLPLGVSDLAWAPDGERIAVVAGEWRQPDVPDEERSRRPRRITELPARFDGKGWVHDRRDHVWVVDPEGGVDPVCLTPGDFDEASIAWSPDGSEIAFVSARHPERSLDPGRQVFTVPAGGGEAEPRTDVGLWSVPSYDATGALHAIGLDDRWAGPSVLQLERLGEGPVTSIDRALVPHSPAVAPAGPQWLDDGSAISLLEDEGRMKVVRLERDGTIAALMAGDRVITGVSPRPDGSAAVLTATDPTNPGEVYWWEHGTEKQITSLNEGFAAAASPVVPRRFTIDHDGTTVEGWIYLPPGEGKVPVLLNIHGGPATQYGYGYFDEFQVYVGAGYGVVATNPRGSSGYGAEHLRAVVGRWDEDTPPDMVDLLAAVDAAAALEPRLDLDRMGVMGGSYGGLATVRILARDQRFRSAVAERGLYSFMSFSGSSDIGPWFDRQYLLGELPEDWDRWWKASPLAEAHRITTPTLVLHSDGDWRCPVEQAQQLFAMLLRSGVEAELVRFPEEEGHELSRSGKPRHRVERFQIILEWHDRFLKD, encoded by the coding sequence ATGCGCGTTCCGTCGGATCCTCGGATCCATCCAGACGGGGTGAGGGCCGCCTTCGTGGTCACCGAGATCGACTTGGAGCGCGATCGCTATGTGAAGCGCATCTGGGTGTGGGATGGCTCGACAGCCCGTGCCGTCACCGCGGGTTCGGGTGACACGTCGCCACGATGGTCGCCGGACGGCACTCGCATCGCCTTCCTCCGCAAGCAAGAATCGGATGGGGCCAAGCCCCAACTGGCGCTGTTGCCGATCGACGGTGGAGAGGCATCGATCGCGACCGACTTGCCGCTCGGTGTCTCCGACCTGGCGTGGGCTCCCGACGGCGAGCGGATCGCCGTCGTGGCGGGGGAGTGGCGTCAACCAGACGTGCCGGACGAAGAGCGCTCCCGGCGCCCCCGCAGGATCACCGAGCTCCCTGCTCGATTCGACGGCAAGGGGTGGGTCCACGACCGGCGCGATCACGTCTGGGTGGTCGATCCGGAAGGCGGCGTGGATCCGGTTTGCCTGACGCCGGGTGACTTCGACGAGGCGAGCATCGCCTGGAGTCCGGACGGCTCGGAGATCGCGTTCGTCAGTGCTCGCCACCCGGAGCGCAGCCTCGACCCGGGACGCCAGGTCTTCACCGTTCCGGCTGGTGGAGGCGAGGCCGAACCGCGCACCGACGTCGGCCTGTGGAGCGTGCCCTCATACGACGCCACGGGCGCCCTGCACGCCATCGGCCTCGACGACAGGTGGGCGGGACCGAGTGTCCTGCAACTCGAGCGGCTCGGAGAGGGGCCCGTGACGTCGATCGACCGGGCGCTGGTGCCGCACTCGCCGGCCGTGGCGCCGGCGGGGCCGCAGTGGCTCGACGACGGATCGGCCATCAGTCTCCTCGAGGACGAGGGCCGGATGAAGGTCGTGCGGCTCGAACGGGACGGCACGATCGCCGCCTTGATGGCGGGGGACCGGGTGATCACCGGCGTGTCGCCTCGCCCCGACGGCTCGGCGGCGGTGCTGACGGCGACCGACCCGACGAATCCCGGCGAGGTGTACTGGTGGGAACACGGGACGGAGAAGCAGATCACGTCATTGAACGAGGGATTTGCAGCGGCCGCATCTCCCGTGGTACCTCGTCGCTTCACGATCGACCACGACGGGACCACCGTTGAGGGATGGATCTACCTGCCTCCCGGCGAAGGAAAGGTTCCGGTCCTCCTCAACATCCACGGAGGCCCGGCGACCCAGTACGGATACGGCTACTTCGACGAGTTCCAGGTGTACGTCGGCGCCGGCTACGGGGTCGTGGCGACCAACCCGAGGGGGTCGAGCGGCTACGGGGCAGAGCACCTGCGCGCCGTGGTGGGTCGGTGGGACGAGGACACGCCCCCGGACATGGTCGATCTGCTCGCCGCCGTCGATGCGGCTGCCGCCCTCGAGCCCCGCCTCGACCTCGACCGGATGGGCGTGATGGGAGGATCGTACGGAGGGCTGGCGACCGTGCGGATACTGGCGAGGGACCAGCGGTTCCGCTCCGCCGTCGCCGAGCGGGGGCTCTACTCGTTCATGTCGTTCTCGGGCAGCTCCGACATCGGCCCCTGGTTCGACAGGCAGTACCTGCTGGGTGAGCTCCCTGAGGACTGGGACCGCTGGTGGAAGGCGAGCCCCCTCGCCGAGGCGCACAGGATCACCACGCCGACGCTCGTGCTCCACAGCGACGGTGACTGGCGCTGCCCCGTCGAGCAGGCCCAGCAGCTGTTCGCGATGCTGCTGCGAAGCGGCGTCGAGGCCGAGCTCGTGAGGTTCCCCGAGGAAGAGGGCCACGAGCTGTCGCGCAGCGGCAAGCCGAGGCACCGGGTCGAGCGGTTCCAGATCATCCTCGAGTGGCACGACAGGTTCCTGAAGGACTGA
- a CDS encoding phosphatidylglycerophosphatase A, producing MRRWIAAGFGTGFVPRRLWGGTQGGGTLAALLVSAAGIALWDAPVLAGVALASSATAASLWAAAPWAIDGDDPAWITIDEVAGTAVAMIGLAGWPWLAAVLVARLADIFKVLPGVRQAEMVPGPVGIVADDLVAGGYGLVVGWAVKLLS from the coding sequence ATGCGCAGGTGGATCGCGGCGGGGTTCGGGACGGGGTTCGTGCCAAGGCGGCTCTGGGGCGGGACCCAGGGCGGCGGCACGCTGGCGGCCCTCCTCGTCTCGGCAGCCGGCATCGCCTTGTGGGATGCCCCCGTGTTGGCGGGGGTCGCCCTCGCCTCGTCGGCCACCGCGGCCTCGCTGTGGGCCGCTGCCCCATGGGCGATCGATGGAGACGATCCTGCCTGGATAACGATCGACGAGGTGGCGGGGACGGCCGTGGCAATGATCGGCCTGGCCGGGTGGCCCTGGCTGGCCGCCGTGCTCGTGGCGAGGCTGGCGGACATCTTCAAGGTGCTCCCCGGGGTCCGGCAGGCCGAGATGGTCCCGGGACCGGTCGGGATCGTGGCCGACGACCTCGTGGCGGGCGGATACGGCCTTGTGGTCGGGTGGGCGGTGAAGCTGCTCAGCTGA
- the serA gene encoding phosphoglycerate dehydrogenase encodes MEKPLVVVAEAISDAGLDVLRPHCGLDVAVGADRADLLGRLGAAAGLIVRSATKVDAELIAAAPRLQVIGRAGIGVDNIDLDAATRAGVLVVNAPEANTISAAELTMALLLAQARRVPEADASLRGGAWERARFKGVELHGKVLGVLGLGRIGTLVAQRASAFGMRIVAFDPYVSEDRARRIGVELGDLDAVLQAADFVTIHLPRTRETEGLIDAEALRRMKRGVRIVNVARGGIVDEVALVEAIEEGHVAGAAVDVFAVEPATDSPLLALPQVVVTPHLGASTHEAQDKAGLAVAEAVAAALSGDLVLSAVNLDLGPGASDEIRPFLPLAEHLGKIFVVFARGLPETLDVRVAGRVAGGSIKPIALGALKGALSKVTDEPVSYVNAPMLAEKRGMTVRETSLADGGDYATVLTISGVVGDVHRVIAGTVMERKGLVLLEIDGYEIEVPITDHMLLVRNDDVPGVIGRVGTVLGDAGVNIANMVVGRQKAGDAMMMALSIDGTIPQEIVDELLATPNVLAARFIDLS; translated from the coding sequence ATGGAGAAGCCCCTCGTCGTTGTCGCCGAAGCCATCTCGGACGCCGGTCTCGATGTGCTGCGCCCGCATTGCGGTCTGGATGTCGCCGTCGGAGCAGATCGCGCCGATCTCCTTGGGCGGCTCGGCGCGGCGGCAGGGCTCATCGTCAGGTCGGCGACGAAGGTGGACGCCGAGCTGATCGCGGCGGCGCCCCGGTTGCAGGTGATCGGGCGCGCCGGGATCGGCGTCGACAACATCGACCTCGACGCCGCCACCAGGGCCGGGGTCCTCGTTGTGAACGCTCCCGAGGCCAACACGATCTCGGCGGCCGAGCTCACCATGGCGCTTCTGCTCGCCCAGGCCCGCAGAGTCCCAGAGGCGGACGCCTCGCTGCGTGGCGGCGCATGGGAACGGGCCAGGTTCAAGGGGGTCGAGTTGCACGGCAAGGTGCTCGGCGTGCTCGGCCTCGGCCGGATCGGCACTCTCGTCGCCCAACGTGCCTCCGCTTTCGGCATGCGGATCGTCGCCTTCGACCCGTATGTCTCAGAGGACCGGGCGAGGAGGATCGGGGTCGAGCTCGGCGATCTAGACGCAGTTCTCCAGGCAGCCGATTTCGTGACCATCCATCTCCCCCGCACGCGGGAGACGGAGGGGCTCATCGACGCCGAGGCGCTGCGCCGCATGAAGCGCGGCGTCCGCATCGTCAATGTCGCCAGGGGAGGCATCGTCGACGAGGTGGCGCTCGTCGAAGCGATCGAAGAGGGCCACGTCGCCGGGGCCGCCGTCGACGTCTTCGCAGTGGAGCCGGCGACGGACAGCCCCCTGTTGGCGCTGCCGCAAGTCGTCGTCACCCCCCACCTCGGTGCCTCGACCCACGAGGCCCAGGACAAGGCGGGCCTTGCTGTGGCGGAGGCGGTGGCTGCCGCGCTGAGCGGCGACCTCGTCCTGTCCGCCGTCAACCTCGACCTGGGCCCCGGCGCTTCGGACGAGATCCGCCCATTCCTGCCGCTGGCGGAGCATCTCGGGAAGATCTTCGTCGTGTTCGCACGAGGGCTTCCAGAGACTCTCGACGTCCGTGTGGCGGGGAGGGTCGCAGGAGGGTCGATCAAGCCGATCGCCCTCGGAGCGTTGAAGGGCGCGCTCAGCAAGGTGACCGACGAGCCGGTGTCATACGTCAACGCTCCGATGCTGGCCGAGAAGCGAGGCATGACGGTGCGCGAGACGAGCTTGGCCGATGGAGGGGACTACGCCACCGTTCTGACCATCAGTGGAGTCGTCGGCGACGTCCACCGGGTGATCGCCGGGACCGTCATGGAGCGCAAAGGCCTGGTGCTCCTGGAGATCGACGGCTACGAGATCGAGGTCCCGATCACCGATCACATGCTCCTGGTCCGCAACGACGACGTCCCCGGGGTGATCGGGAGGGTCGGCACGGTGCTCGGCGACGCCGGCGTCAACATCGCCAACATGGTCGTCGGCCGCCAGAAGGCCGGTGACGCCATGATGATGGCTCTCAGCATCGACGGGACGATCCCGCAGGAGATCGTCGACGAACTGCTGGCCACGCCGAACGTGCTGGCGGCACGCTTCATCGACCTCAGCTGA
- a CDS encoding LCP family protein: MVASVLPGLAALASAIVPGVGQLMVGRRRRGWVLLSVSAALAAAGGWLVAARPLMLATWWVQPTALRWLLVGNGVLLAFRVYAAADAYVAARQTSGPASNRPGIVALGLVATAAIAVPHGVFGYYDVIEQDLIESVFAAPTTTSTTATTVATTVAVTVAPPSTGEGTTTATTAAPPPSTTTTTRPPRIWDGVERLNILLLGGDSGPGRIGVRTDTIIVASIDPQSGAAALFSIPRNLKGVPLPAELGLFSCNCYPDIVNALWDYATRLPDPFQGPGPPGAEALRLAIGELLDLDIHYFALVDLNGFVDLVDAFGGLDITVTERVYDPSYPVEDGSHAAVEFLPGRYHMDGHDSLAYARVRHDSSDYNRMARQRCVLQAAVAQAEPLQLLRSFPRVAEVIKDSVVTDIPVDRLPDLVELIPRLDPSEVVAVGFVPPSFGLSRDADGFPHPDIAVVRATVETAITLEPEAAREALGLDAPGTSCGITEGAPAE; this comes from the coding sequence ATGGTCGCTTCCGTTCTTCCCGGGCTGGCGGCACTCGCCTCGGCGATCGTTCCCGGCGTCGGTCAGCTCATGGTGGGGCGCCGCAGGCGCGGATGGGTCCTGTTGTCCGTCTCGGCGGCGCTGGCGGCGGCCGGAGGCTGGTTGGTGGCGGCACGACCGCTGATGCTGGCGACATGGTGGGTACAGCCGACGGCCCTCCGTTGGCTGCTCGTCGGCAACGGTGTGCTCCTGGCGTTCCGGGTATACGCAGCCGCGGACGCCTACGTCGCGGCGAGGCAGACCAGCGGTCCGGCGTCGAACAGACCCGGCATCGTGGCGCTCGGACTGGTCGCAACGGCCGCCATCGCAGTCCCACACGGCGTGTTCGGCTACTACGACGTCATCGAGCAGGACCTCATCGAAAGTGTGTTCGCCGCGCCGACGACGACGAGTACCACCGCAACGACCGTCGCGACGACGGTCGCGGTGACCGTGGCGCCGCCCTCGACCGGAGAGGGCACGACCACGGCGACGACGGCCGCTCCGCCTCCATCGACCACCACGACCACCCGCCCGCCGCGGATCTGGGACGGCGTCGAGCGACTCAACATCCTCCTGCTGGGGGGCGACTCCGGCCCCGGCAGGATCGGGGTCCGGACGGACACGATCATCGTCGCCTCGATCGATCCGCAGTCCGGAGCGGCGGCGCTGTTCTCGATCCCGCGCAACCTCAAGGGAGTTCCGCTCCCCGCCGAGCTCGGGCTCTTCTCGTGCAACTGCTATCCGGACATCGTCAACGCCTTGTGGGACTACGCGACGCGGCTGCCCGATCCGTTCCAGGGCCCGGGGCCGCCGGGCGCCGAGGCGCTGCGCCTCGCCATCGGGGAGCTCCTCGACCTCGACATCCACTACTTCGCCCTCGTCGACCTGAACGGGTTCGTCGACCTCGTCGACGCCTTCGGCGGCCTCGACATCACAGTCACCGAGCGGGTCTACGACCCGAGCTATCCCGTCGAGGACGGCAGCCACGCCGCCGTCGAGTTCCTGCCGGGGCGGTACCACATGGATGGCCACGACTCCCTCGCATACGCCCGCGTGAGGCACGACTCGAGCGACTACAACCGAATGGCCAGGCAGCGGTGTGTGCTCCAGGCCGCCGTCGCCCAGGCCGAGCCGTTGCAGCTGCTCCGATCCTTCCCCCGCGTCGCCGAGGTGATCAAGGACAGCGTCGTCACGGACATACCCGTGGACAGGCTGCCCGATCTCGTCGAGCTCATCCCGAGGCTCGACCCGAGCGAGGTCGTCGCCGTCGGGTTCGTCCCTCCAAGCTTCGGCCTGAGTCGAGATGCCGACGGGTTCCCGCATCCGGACATCGCGGTGGTACGGGCGACCGTCGAGACGGCGATCACGCTGGAGCCTGAGGCTGCGAGAGAGGCGCTCGGTCTCGACGCACCCGGCACGTCGTGCGGCATCACCGAGGGGGCGCCGGCCGAGTGA
- a CDS encoding DUF983 domain-containing protein, whose protein sequence is MLRCPRCGGGGLFHRWLLMEGRCPTCDLRFERVQGYWLGAVAVNLVFTEGLFVVVLVVWLVAAWPDVPWTGVLVATIVMNAVFPLLFHPFSRTLWLAIERHFYTRAHPDEDA, encoded by the coding sequence ATGCTGCGCTGCCCTCGGTGCGGTGGCGGCGGGCTCTTCCACCGCTGGCTGCTCATGGAGGGGCGATGCCCCACGTGCGACCTGAGATTCGAGCGTGTCCAGGGCTACTGGCTGGGCGCGGTGGCCGTCAACCTCGTCTTCACCGAAGGGCTGTTCGTCGTCGTTCTCGTGGTCTGGCTCGTCGCCGCCTGGCCGGACGTGCCGTGGACCGGCGTGCTCGTGGCGACGATCGTGATGAACGCCGTGTTTCCGCTGCTGTTCCACCCATTCTCGCGTACCCTGTGGCTGGCGATCGAGCGCCACTTCTACACGCGCGCCCACCCCGACGAGGACGCCTGA